ATTGGtatatttcaacttttttttcaCTGTTTGAAGTGATTTCAACTACAGAGTGTGCATTCACAAACCATAAAATATTACATTGAGAACAAGACGTTATTTCTTCGCGAATTCGATGTAAATAAATCCGGAAGTATAGCATCACACAGATCCATCACATTAATTTGGGTTAGAAATCTCATCCTTTATTTCCGCCTCACTCTGTAACACGTGGATTGATAACAGGAAAATTGCAGCTAATATGTTTCGAGGTTAAATCACCGATACAAACAGTATCTGCGTATTTTCTGATAAGCCCAAGGTTAATCCACGGGTATATAAGAAGCTGCCCCGCTCTCCGAAAATCATCGATTCCACAATGGATCtccgtaaagctgtgaggattatCTTCGTGGTAAGACATCATTATTTAGTTTCATTACAACAGTAACGTGTCTGCTGAAATTCTGCAAATTCCTTGTGGAGCACAGACGATTTTGTATTGCtgattttttccttaaaaaaaacaGATGTAATATAGCCATCTACCACAATGAAATACTATAAGTATCAAATTGTTCTACTGTTATTAGAGAGTATGAAATCAGATATGAAGAAACATAAGATAAACCTTTGGAGGCGTCATCAGGGGTAATGTCATCTCTCCGATTGTGGTGTAATCGCTCAGTAAGGCGCGGTGAAAACATTAACAGAGAGAAAAAGATATTGCGGTTTGACAAATAGTTACTGTTAGTGAATCTCAGGTATATACTTTGACTGATActactgttgaaacttcctggcagattaaaactgtgtgccggaccgagactcgaactcgggaactttgcctttcgcgggcaagtgctctagcatatgagctacccaagcacgactcacgccccgtcctcatagctttacgtctgccagcacttcgtctcataccttccaaactttacagaagctctcttgctaaccttgcagaactagcagtcctgaaagaaaggatattgcggagacatggcttagccccagcctaggggatgtttctcattctggataCTACTGTTGTTTGCGACTAAAAATTTTTTGTCTTGTTACtactatttttgtttttgtagtgAAGTCTCTTACTAGCAGTAAAAGCCGGTTTTCAAATTTTAGTACCACTATACGAAGACAATCCTCGTGAATCAGCGACATTCTATGCTGGCTGATCTAGAAAAAGACTAACACAGAAGGGCTTTTTAAATTAATATGCAGCAAAATAAGCTGCAATCCGCCCAAGAGCCGAACTACGCGATGAGCCTCTTTATCGTATTTATATCAGTTGCTTTAGTATCGATATCGACATCTACCGATAAAACGTTAATGCATTCTACTCTAGAGGAAGTAATCTTCCGTTTGTAGTGTTTCTTATGAATCTAAAAAATCAAATATTGCTTACGGTATACTAAGAATAATAAAAGTTTCAGCAGCGTTTGTATGTTTGCTTTATATAGGCAGCTAACTTGCAGAGATAATAGCACACAGGTGCTGTTAGATAGTGTCCGAGAGTGGGAGAATGAACACAGCTGTATAACTAGTACTTATATTTCCAAAACACAAAAGAAGTAAGGACATTGGCTGCCAGCGGGCATTTCTTTAGATCAAAAGggtaagctgaaaatttgtgccggactgagtTTCGAAGCCGAGTCTCCTGCTAAGTAGGATGACGCGCTGACCACCACGCCATCTGGACACAACTGTCAGAACAACCGCAcaaactaccctagcatgcctcccgtcagacccaaattctcagcttgtaccacacactactgatgtagtgcccctgctcgttAGTCCCATTACTCGCGCTAGTTCGCCGATTCCTGTAACAGTTCGAGCTAGGTGTGCATTTTCACTGAAGGGATCACTGGCCGGTCTGGCGCAAATTTTagacttgccccattgatataaatcaataccctctggcagctaatgtctttaatagctttgtgtcttgattcatggtggctgcaggatcaaaatggcgtCTGATCTTTCAGactagtccgaaagaacagacaccgaatGTAAAATAGAGGTTTCGTCCAATGATTCTTTCAGCGCAGGtgcacaccaagctcgaattcTTACTGGAATCGAGGAAATGCCACAAGTAATGGGGCTACTGAGCAGGGGCACTTCGTCAGcaatgtgtggtataagttgagaatttgggtctgacgggaggcgggCCGTGGTAGTCCGTGCAGATGCGATGATCGGTGTGTCCGGATGGCGCGGTGACAGCgtgtctgcctaataagcaggagacccgggtttgaatTCCAGTTCATTACAAATTTTCAGTTTCCCCCATTTACATAAattaatgcccactggcagctaatgtctttaattcctttctgTCTTGATTCATTGTGggcaaaaaaactaaactccgtccgaacaggcccaacggaaccgaccagccgccgtgtcatcctcagccagcaGGCggcagtggatgcggatatggaggggcacgtggtcagcacaccgctctcccggccgtatattagttctcaatcacgtagctcctcagtttgcctcacaagagatgagtgcaccccgcttgccaacggcgctcggcagaccggaggtcacccatccaagcggtagcccagccccacagcgcttaacgtcggtgatccgacgggaactggTTTTACCACTGCACCAAGGattgtggctgcaggatcaaaattatgtgtgttctttcggaaatgtccgaaagaacagacatctcaTATAATATGTATTTAAATTTTCTTGTCGTGTATTTTTTAAACTTTCGTCTTCCTGAATATGTCCTAGgaagcagaaagaaagaaaacattttacaagACTTGCTTCAGAATCATTTTCTTGAAAATTCATTGTTGATTAGTTAGCGGACTATCTAACATGACAGAATCTCAACGAAGAGAAACTTTTCTGTAACAGAACAGTAACTTTCATATCGCCACCCGCATTACGTGCTTCCCACACaatgatgcagaaatttaaaaTCATATGGCGAGAGTCCTTGACACTGTGATGCAGAAATGCAGCGAGTCTTGTTCTGTTTTTAGCACGTGAAAGACCTGTGCACTGTGAAAAACTAAATACGTGTCTCTGTAGATTAATGTACGTCGCTTCATTGTACGAATATTTATTTTTCGACTTGATTCAAGCAGACAACAGAAACCATGAAACAATCGGTTTTCAAGAGCGAAACTAAATACTGCCTAAAATGCAAAGGAACAATATGTCATTTCCACACGCTGTTGATGTCCAGTGATAGTATTATCATGACACAGAGCATTCCATTTACTGCGCAAAAATGGGTGACTTCGTTGTTGATAGGAGTAAAGTTTCATCCAACGTATCGTCTGTATATCTCATTGCTTGGAGATTTTACTATAAATATTATGCTTTCACTCCTGTCACCCCTCTCAAAGCAAAATATGTTGCGCGAGGAAAACGCCACTTGTTGCGCCTCCATATAAACCAGACTCTCTCTTTGTGAACCTGGTCACTAAGATAGATGAATGTGGAAGAAGGGATTGTTTCATAATACACTTGTGTGTTACCctactgggtgttgttgtgcctGAACAATGCACTTACTGCTGTTAGATGTTTTCAATGCTTAAAGTTTGCTTAGGCCGGTATGGCTTTAAGTATCTATTCCCCATGGCGTTAAGTATCTTTTTCTGACATTTGCAAGTCAGCTATGGCGTGTGCTTTTCTGGTTAAATAACATGTATGAtatgtgaagttgtcacaatagatATTATTCTACTGTAAAGACGATCAGTGATCGAAAccgattgtgaataaatatatggtaagacagcacagtgtgtatcaTACATTTTTCCAAGTTCGTCGATGCTGTTAACAGCCTTAAAATCTTAAAATTTTTCGTTATATACATTGTATCTCGTCAACATTTTCAATCACGAGATGAGATGCAATATATCTAATGAACATTTTATATGACTGACATGACACTGGTAAGCTAGAAAGCCATATTCTACTCACTATACTATGTCTCTAACAGatgatgaaatataaaatattttcatatcttctgagaacactttttgttgtattttatagcctttgaaaatgacggaatgtcGAAATGCGTCAGGTGTATTTGGAAATAATAAAAGGTATGGTCAAGAAATCAGAAAATTTATAAAGCCCATCCAAATGGCGGCTTCGTCTCACAGCAATTTCATGGAAATCGCAGAATTAGAAATGTTTTGCATGATGTGTGAGGTTGTATTATAATTAACGCGACTCTTTCGGAGCGACTGATTCGTATTTCAAGTGCAGTGATGTGAGATCATAGCCAGGTTGTAATGGCACACAAGTTGGGCGACGACACATCTagtattcatttcatttcttttcttctcgAAGAACTCCCGAATTCAGAACTATGGCTACATTGAGATATGAAATGCCACCATGATCATAGAAGTTACCTTCTACACATAGTGTCCTAAAACGGATAAAACCAGAGATCACGAAATACCTTAAGTGAGGCGATCCACTAACCAATACCTGCAATACTGCGGCTGCAAATTTCAATGAAATTGTCTTCAAGTCCTACATAACTCTGTAACTCCTTTCGAACAAGAAATTTTTCGCTGTTTTGTGAATCGTTTGTAATGAAACAGCGGCAGTGACATGTACACTTGTCTATATAGACTGTTGCTAAAGAATTAATTAACAGGGGAAATTAGATGGGGAATTGTTGAGCTACGAAATTTTCTCTGCTCTTTTCCTAAAGGtgtactgattttttaaatttatttttctagtTGTCGAGCGCTTTATCTGCCACCGCTGCCGTTTCAAGACCATGGTGGTCCACCTTCGCTCAACGGGCGTACTGTTCATCACCGGGCGAAGTCATCTGCAACAGGGACTGTTCGGAGGTAAGACTCTCATGTACTGCTCCAGCACCTAAATTTGcgcatgattttttatttttttcatttctcgtATGCATCTCGTGTAATCCCATTCATATTTCACGAGCCACTGAGATCTAAAATGTTGTGCTCTTTGCGGAATAGACACAGAAGTACTAACTGCCTATTCACTCTGTTAGGCGCTGGCATTGCCTGGAGCATGGATATTCATGGAGTGAGCAGCACGTAATGTGCATGTTACCAACATGCAACAAAATTTTGATGTGACTTGGGTACAACGCCAACTGTTTACATTTTCAACTAAGACTAAAGCTTCATTATTCCACACATTTGGTCTGTTTTTAAACAGTTAATTGTCAGTAACAGCAATGGTGAATAACTGTTGTTCCTACGGATACAAATCTAAATATATCAAAGAAAGAAGGGTTACTTGGCACAGACATCTATTCCAGTCATCATACCCGAAGTAGTCGCTTTATATGTTGTAACTATTGAGATACATTGTAACAAACAGTTAATATATGGCTAAACTATGTGACTGTATGGCTATATATTTGCGAGGCAAGTGCTACACAGGGCAATTTTCACCTGCAAAACGGATTTCTATACGAGAATCTGTGTCGTTACCTGCGAACTATGTAGGTCTCCAAACCATTCAGCATATTTTAAAGTAATAGCAATAGCAAATTGCAGTTGTAGCACCTATGTTATGACAGTACCTACTGTTAAAAATACAGCTAGAAAAATGAATGAAGATGAAACATATGGTAGTAGAAAATGAAGACGGAAGAATGTCGCTTTAAGAAATTCATTAAATGTGTAGTAAATTTCTAAATTTCAGATTCGATGTTTCTTTCCTAAAACTTTGGCGTTCTACGCAATTTAGCCGCAGCATGATTTATTAAAACAGAGACTAAGCAATACAATCAAATGGGCTACAAACCTAAAAATAGTAGTGACTATCCTtttacgaaaaaaagaaaaagatagcaACATTTGAACTGTGACACTTGTCGGAAAGAAGCGAGATCTTCTGCCTTTTATCTCTTCAAAGCTGTAATCCAAAGTCATTCCATATATTTTAGCATGTTTACAGAATCGACGGTATTTAGTATGCACTGGCGAAGTAATTACATAAAAAGGGCACTCTTTATGCTGTACCAGAGTCGGGTGACGTTTGACTACGAAAATTCTGTTCTTCGCATACGAATGCTCACTCCATGTATTCCTGCTCTACGGGCATTACAGCGGGTTTCCTGCAGCACAACATTAACGTCTCATACGACAGCGCATCGAAATTCACAGAGGGCATAAGTACGTTACCAGAACAGAAGACACTATTTATAAAGTACAGAATTAAGACGATCTTCGATACccttcttatatttatttttttaattgtatatcGTTCTTGTAAACAGGTGCAGATATGTCTTGGCAACCTGGAAGATGACTACGATCCTCAGACAATGATAGTGTGCGACAAGGCCAATGGAATGTGGTGCAGTGCAAGTCAAAGACAGTGTGTTCCGAAGGAAGAGTCTGATTGTGTACCAGCTGGGAACACCTTCACGTGTAACAGCATCGGATCCTTCCCTGACCCGTATGACTGTAAGACGTACCACGTCTGTATTGAAGGCCAAGAGCAGGCGGTGACTGGAACGTGCAATGCTACTGATGCTGCCTACAATCCCTGCACAGGGGACTGCACGTAAGTCGCCAACAACGGTTATTCCATCACAAAGCTTCTTCCGAAATTCGAATTAAGCAACGCGGGTTATACATTAATCGAATAAGTATAATATTTATTCTTCTTCACTGAACATTCTACACATCATAGACCCAGTTATATTGCAACGCTATCAGGCAAATGAGAAATCATTAAGTgagtaatattttaataaattatataacaagaataataatacaatttgtccgtaaaaaaattttgaaagtatcTACAAATGGCAACCATCACCTTTCATCCAAATAGTCGCCAATGGTGATTTGATAGAATCATAAATCAC
This DNA window, taken from Schistocerca piceifrons isolate TAMUIC-IGC-003096 chromosome 4, iqSchPice1.1, whole genome shotgun sequence, encodes the following:
- the LOC124795996 gene encoding uncharacterized protein LOC124795996; this encodes MDLRKAVRIIFVLSSALSATAAVSRPWWSTFAQRAYCSSPGEVICNRDCSEVQICLGNLEDDYDPQTMIVCDKANGMWCSASQRQCVPKEESDCVPAGNTFTCNSIGSFPDPYDCKTYHVCIEGQEQAVTGTCNATDAAYNPCTGDCTLTTSDRICTEGPVKPCTQSLEMGIVPENPNIYYACKPTEDGGYYPDMYKCPGGCVASSEICSATRQ